One Zerene cesonia ecotype Mississippi chromosome 25, Zerene_cesonia_1.1, whole genome shotgun sequence DNA window includes the following coding sequences:
- the LOC119836586 gene encoding uncharacterized protein LOC119836586: MERTFKIFDFILSIGGITIYDKRKWDSTGWFIFQILNVVLGFQIFICALIFVITNLSNLLLCIQGACILFTGFVLFTSLFVCFFFKKDLQGFVDEMAYNDRTLDLPLVQYVLSLDVTCGKLYELKCLIMDSQVRMARYAGIFVQIYIASKWKLFDRLFSAFDMWFPWSLDNFAVYMATFIVNAYEGYLCGVALCSLKSTISLLVYQIIRQLEVITFTLTYLDDMMVEITGQRDQKWQNACTLVLSQCVDHYVKTKRFSNRLNVICQPFYLALILVAIMIVCVCTVKIAVSHGITIDAVKYCLHALCFIVIIFLFSFLGQQLENQCEKLEVAVMEKWYIYDKKHKVNVLIFNIALSQRMPIYIFGSIPLYLPTFTWFMNTVMSFFTLVMSVIET, from the exons ATGGAAaggacatttaaaatattcgattTCATCCTCTCCATTGGTGGAATAACAATTTACGATAAACGCAAATGGGATTCCACGGGCTGGTTCATCTTTCAAATCCTGAACGTAGTTCTTGGCTtccaaatattcatatgtGCCCTCATATTCGTTATCACTAACTTGTCCAATCTGCTCCTCTGCATACAAGGCGCTTGCATTTTATTTACCGGTTTTGTCTTGTTCACCTCGCTATTCGTGTGTTTCTTCTTCAAGAAAGATTTGCAGGGGTTTGTCGACGAAATGGCTTACAACGATCGCACCTTGGACTTGCCATTGGTGCAATATGTACTGAGTCTGGATGTGACTTGCGGAAAGTTGTATGAGCTGAAGTGTCTTATAATGGATTCGCAAGTAAGAATGGCGCGATATGCGGGAATATTCGTCCAGATATATATCG CCAGTAAATGGAAGTTATTTGATAGACTATTTTCAGCATTTGATATGTGGTTTCCTTGGAGTTTGGATAACTTCGCCGTGTATATGGCTACATTCATCGTAAACGCTTATGAGGGATACCTTTGTGGTGTCg CTCTGTGCAGTTTAAAATCAACGATTTCGCTGTTGGTTTACCAAATAATTCGACAGTTGGAGGTAATAACATTCACTCTCACATATTTAGACGATATGATGGTAGAAATTACTGGACAGAGGGACCAGAAGTGGCAAAACGCGTGCACCTTGGTGTTGTCTCAATGTGTCGATCACTACGTAAAGACGAAACG ATTCTCCAATCGGCTTAACGTAATTTGCCAACCATTCTATTTGGCATTAATCCTCGTCGCAATAATGATTGTATGCGTGTGTACAGTTAAAATTGCTGTGTCG CATGGAATTACGATAGATGCGGTGAAATATTGTCTCCACGCACTTTGCTTTAtcgtcattatttttttattttccttcttAGGACAACAACTTGAGAATCAG TGTGAAAAGCTCGAAGTGGCTGTGATGGAGAAATGGTACATTTACGATAAAAAACATAAGGTCAACGTGCTAATTTTCAATATCGCTCTTAGCCAGCGAATGCCGATATACATTTTCGGATCCATACCTTTATACTTACCTACATTCACATGg TTTATGAATACAGTAATGTCATTTTTCACACTTGTAATGTCGGTTATAGAAACATAA
- the LOC119836587 gene encoding uncharacterized protein LOC119836587, whose protein sequence is MDETFQAFDRIQRFAGISIFAKSNWNSKRWLIYQTFNFFLALLTFIFTSAFVIFNTSDLLLCIQGACIWTTGVIMFISLGICLIFKREFEGFVQEMAFQDRSLDIPLVEYVMARQEETGKCYELKCLVMNTQKKIFKLTRMLLNVYVASVWLCATLYLCGPIYRMYVSEDDSLRLLAFDMWFPWSLDNFGVYVASFTFHAYAGYLCCIAYPGFQSMIILIVWQIIRQLQIITFVLTNLDDIMLDIVKERDERWHSGCSSVFSQCVKHYVRTKRFSNRLNVICRPFYLALILVAIMLVCVCSVKIAVSAHKLALDTMKYYVHEFCIILVVFMFCYLGQQVENQSEMLDAAVTERWYIYNKHHKHNVLIFKIALSQRMPIHIFGSIPLSLPTFTWFIKTGMSFFTLVMSVLET, encoded by the exons ATGGATGAAACTTTCCAAGCCTTCGATCGCATCCAGCGCTTCGCTGGAATTTCCATTTTCGCTAAGAGCAACTGGAATTCCAAACGGTGGCTGATATACCAGACTTTCAACTTCTTTCTAGCTCTCCTTACCTTTATTTTCACCTCCGCTTTCGTTATATTCAACACGTCTGACCTCCTCTTGTGCATACAAGGCGCGTGCATATGGACTACGGGCGTCATAATGTTCATTTCTTTGGGCATTTGTTTGATATTCAAGAGGGAATTCGAGGGTTTTGTTCAAGAAATGGCCTTTCAAGATCGCTCTTTGGATATTCCGTTAGTCGAATATGTGATGGCGAGACAAGAGGAGACAGGGAAATGTTACGAGTTGAAATGTCTCGTGATGAATACGCAGAAAAAGATATTTAAGTTGACTCGTATGTTACTGAACGTGTATGTCGCTAGTGTTTGGTTGTGTGCTACGTTATATCTGTGTGGGCCTATTTATCGTATGTATGTAAGCGAGGATGACTCTTTGCGATTATTGG CATTCGATATGTGGTTTCCTTGGAGTCTAGATAATTTCGGCGTATATGTAGCATCGTTTACATTTCACGCATATGCGGGGTATTTATGTTGTATTG CTTATCCCGGTTTCCAATCGATGATTATTCTAATCGTTTGGCAAATTATTCGACAGCTGCAAATCATAACCTTTGTTCTGACAAACTTAGATGATATTATGCTCGACATTGTCAAAGAAAGAGATGAGAGGTGGCATTCGGGATGCAGTTCAGTCTTCTCGCAGTGTGTTAAACACTATGTTAGAACAAAAAG ATTCTCCAATCGGCTTAATGTGATTTGCCGACCGTTCTATTTGGCTTTGATCCTCGTCGCAATAATGCTAGTATGCGTTTGCTCGGTGAAGATTGCAGTTTCG GCA CATAAATTAGCGTTGGATACTATGAAGTACTACGTGCATGAATTTTGCATAATTCTAGTCGTATTTATGTTCTGTTACCTTGGTCAGCAAGTGGAAAATCAG AGTGAAATGCTAGACGCAGCGGTGACAGAGAGATGGTATATTTACAACAAGCATCACAAACATAACGTgctaattttcaaaattgcaCTCAGTCAAAGGATGCCAATACATATTTTCGGATCCATTCCACTATCTCTGCCAACATTTACTTGG TTCATCAAAACAGGAATGTCATTCTTCACTCTTGTGATGTCTGTATTAGAAACATGa